In Prunus dulcis chromosome 2, ALMONDv2, whole genome shotgun sequence, a single genomic region encodes these proteins:
- the LOC117619081 gene encoding 40S ribosomal protein S13-2-like, giving the protein MGRMHSHGKGMSASALPYKRSSPSWLKVTAPDVEENICKFAKKGMTPSQIGVILRDSHGIAQVKSVTGSKILRVLKAHGLAPEIPEDLYHLIKKAVSIRKHLERNRKDKDSKFRLILVESRIHRLSRYYKKTKKLPPVWKYESTTASTLVA; this is encoded by the exons ATGGGTCGTATGCACAGTCATGGAAAGGGCATGTCCGCCTCAGCTTTGCCTTACAAGAGAAGTTCGCCTAGCTGGTTAAAGGTCACTGCTCCAGAT GTTGAAGAGAACATCTGCAAGTTTGCAAAGAAAGGTATGACTCCATCTCAGATCGGTGTGATTCTTCGTGACTCTCATGGTATTGCTCAAGTCAAGAGCGTTACTGGAAGCAAGATCTTGCGTGTTCTTAAAGCTCATG GTCTTGCTCCTGAAATTCCTGAGGATCTATACCATCTTATCAAGAAGGCAGTGTCAATTAGGAAGCATTTGGAGAGGAATAGGAAGGATAAGGATTCAAAGTTTCGGTTGATTTTGGTTGAGAGCAGGATTCACAGGCTTTCTCGTTACTACAAGAAAACGAAAAAGCTTCCTCCTGTCTGGAAATA CGAGTCAACCACTGCCAGCACTCTGGTTGCTTAG